In one Haloplanus salinus genomic region, the following are encoded:
- a CDS encoding hydrogenase iron-sulfur subunit, producing the protein MNVGAFVCSCADTCDIDLEGVRDGVRDVEVVASSSHLCDDGLPAMAHLIEEYDLDQLLVTTPEGRCQDAIRETAVDGGLHPEATAFVDHREGAAWVHDRAAATEKTARLLNARRESLDHEPISRTVSRDAGDAVVVVGDAETAAALADTADVTLVANGADFDDADADLGDVTLARGRVADVVGEYGDFELELSARVTEDCISCMDCVHEGPDGMVTRSPVDIDPDAPDGEWADCCPVDAIDLDGVTRTVEADQVVFPGATGTARGGQIGLYTGPVDGATIAAVEDLLGGITKPQHLDLDMDVCAAGESSQQGCTACVDACPHDAVDRPYVDEVEFDSVACQDCGACTSSCPTGAVGLRDPSNERIAREVETLLDPGADDDGGLLGGLRGDAAAIETPVVAFVCSERAADALRRYGRRAREDDGVRYPPILPVTVNCTDTVGEAHVMHALAAGADGVAIVGCGGDCLHSGPDPKAELVRRLDRATGDLGLGERVTFLAPDPAEPRAFVRDLSQFVAELDPTPVPAGDHEATGTVRAEKPNPPFNSHDWTLESVRVLLEHVEPNREVIRGLKDFGWMEVSDACNLTPTCSTLCPTDAIRRTDDADLQFNHEDCVNCGLCEEGCPETAITMHDGLDLTKLPENREGERWETVYEGEMRTCVRCGDAFASEGTAEHVAGEVGELVEGVAPKSEHSVFDYCGQCRAALLFEEGGR; encoded by the coding sequence ATGAACGTCGGCGCATTCGTATGCTCCTGTGCGGATACGTGCGATATCGATCTCGAAGGCGTCCGTGACGGCGTTAGGGACGTCGAGGTGGTCGCCAGTTCGTCACATCTCTGTGACGACGGCCTCCCGGCGATGGCCCACCTCATCGAGGAGTACGACCTCGATCAACTCCTGGTGACGACGCCCGAGGGCCGCTGTCAGGACGCCATCCGAGAGACGGCCGTCGACGGGGGCCTCCACCCCGAGGCGACGGCCTTCGTCGACCACCGCGAGGGCGCCGCCTGGGTCCACGACCGCGCGGCGGCGACCGAGAAGACCGCCCGGCTGCTGAACGCCCGCCGGGAGAGCCTCGACCACGAACCGATTTCGCGGACGGTGTCCCGTGATGCCGGCGACGCCGTCGTCGTCGTCGGCGACGCCGAGACGGCCGCGGCCCTCGCCGACACCGCGGACGTGACCCTCGTCGCCAACGGCGCGGACTTCGACGACGCGGACGCCGACCTCGGCGACGTGACGCTCGCCCGCGGCCGCGTCGCCGACGTCGTCGGCGAGTACGGCGACTTCGAACTCGAACTCAGCGCCCGCGTCACCGAGGACTGTATCTCCTGTATGGACTGCGTCCACGAGGGCCCGGACGGCATGGTGACGCGCAGCCCGGTCGACATCGACCCCGACGCCCCCGACGGCGAGTGGGCGGACTGCTGTCCCGTCGACGCCATCGACCTCGACGGCGTCACCCGGACGGTCGAGGCGGATCAGGTGGTCTTCCCCGGCGCGACCGGGACGGCCCGGGGCGGACAGATCGGCCTCTACACCGGTCCCGTCGACGGCGCCACCATCGCCGCCGTCGAGGACCTACTCGGCGGCATCACCAAGCCACAACATCTCGACCTCGACATGGACGTCTGTGCCGCCGGCGAGTCGAGTCAACAGGGGTGTACCGCCTGCGTCGACGCCTGCCCCCACGACGCGGTCGATCGGCCCTACGTCGACGAAGTCGAGTTCGACTCCGTCGCCTGTCAGGACTGTGGCGCCTGTACGAGTTCCTGTCCGACCGGCGCAGTCGGGCTTCGCGACCCCTCGAACGAGCGCATCGCCCGCGAAGTCGAGACGCTTCTCGACCCCGGCGCCGACGACGACGGCGGCCTCCTCGGGGGCCTCCGTGGCGACGCCGCCGCCATCGAGACGCCCGTCGTCGCCTTCGTCTGCTCGGAGCGCGCCGCCGACGCGCTCCGGCGCTACGGCCGCCGCGCCCGCGAGGACGACGGCGTCCGCTACCCGCCGATCCTCCCGGTCACCGTCAACTGCACCGACACCGTCGGCGAGGCCCACGTCATGCACGCCCTCGCCGCGGGCGCCGACGGCGTCGCTATCGTCGGCTGCGGCGGCGACTGCCTCCACTCCGGCCCCGATCCGAAGGCCGAACTCGTCCGCCGACTCGACCGCGCGACCGGCGACCTCGGCCTCGGCGAGCGGGTCACCTTCCTCGCGCCCGATCCCGCCGAGCCACGGGCGTTCGTCCGAGACCTCTCCCAGTTCGTGGCCGAACTCGACCCGACGCCGGTGCCCGCGGGCGATCACGAGGCGACCGGCACCGTCCGGGCGGAGAAGCCGAACCCGCCGTTCAACAGCCACGACTGGACGCTGGAGAGCGTCCGCGTCCTCCTCGAACACGTCGAGCCGAACCGGGAGGTGATCCGCGGCCTGAAGGACTTCGGCTGGATGGAGGTGTCCGACGCCTGCAACCTCACGCCGACCTGTTCGACCCTGTGTCCGACCGACGCCATCCGTCGCACCGACGATGCGGACCTCCAGTTCAACCACGAGGACTGCGTCAACTGCGGGCTCTGCGAGGAGGGGTGTCCGGAGACGGCCATTACCATGCACGACGGTCTCGACCTCACGAAACTGCCCGAGAACCGCGAGGGGGAGCGCTGGGAGACGGTGTACGAGGGCGAGATGCGAACCTGCGTTCGGTGTGGCGACGCCTTCGCCAGTGAGGGGACCGCGGAGCACGTCGCCGGCGAAGTCGGCGAGTTGGTCGAAGGCGTCGCCCCCAAATCCGAACACAGCGTCTTCGACTACTGCGGGCAGTGTCGTGCTGCGCTCCTCTTCGAGGAGGGGGGTCGCTGA
- a CDS encoding TorD/DmsD family molecular chaperone, with product MDERALYESRLELVDFLVEALHDVPDEEFVERLLSGDVRTPDGEVNEPLDRGFDAFRTFVEERRASDASEVRDALEREYTRLFVGPRPPVVAHETYYREDADYLGEGVAEVEASYGAAGWAPPEEYPEENDFVVVELAFLRHLIEQQRHGADEAVGFERVFLDEHALTWVDAFTDDLRDQADSRFYRAVADIYAGTLTFEDELVAGLR from the coding sequence ATGGACGAACGGGCCCTCTACGAGTCGCGACTCGAACTCGTGGACTTCCTCGTCGAGGCGCTCCACGACGTCCCCGACGAGGAGTTCGTCGAGCGACTGCTCTCCGGCGACGTTCGGACCCCGGACGGCGAGGTGAACGAACCACTCGACCGCGGCTTCGACGCCTTCCGCACGTTCGTCGAGGAACGCCGAGCGTCCGACGCCTCCGAGGTTCGGGACGCACTCGAACGGGAGTACACGCGCCTGTTCGTCGGGCCGCGACCGCCGGTCGTCGCCCACGAAACCTACTACCGGGAGGACGCCGACTACCTCGGCGAGGGGGTCGCCGAGGTGGAGGCGAGCTACGGCGCCGCCGGCTGGGCGCCCCCCGAAGAGTACCCCGAGGAGAACGACTTCGTCGTCGTCGAACTCGCGTTCCTTCGCCACCTGATCGAACAACAGCGCCACGGCGCCGACGAAGCCGTCGGCTTCGAGCGCGTCTTCCTCGACGAACACGCGCTGACCTGGGTCGACGCCTTCACCGACGACCTGCGCGACCAGGCCGACAGCCGGTTCTACCGTGCCGTCGCCGACATCTACGCCGGAACGCTCACGTTCGAGGACGAACTCGTCGCGGGGCTGCGTTAG
- a CDS encoding DUF7405 family protein: protein MTSRRSALARLGAVAGTLGLSGCAQFLGSASTSGTDLPPNPHADALPTRQFAQNQHLRTDDAGNDMQARYRRLLFLTLDVEPSASAARTVERGMRTVEAAYDWRAEGLFHVLAWGTDYFRRIGKLGAAPISTPQVISRTDNPDLLEFDAVLILESDVPSQLTAVENAMFGSGGTLNGEPVEHPLGDVFRIAEVRTGFLGEGLPARHADVEGIPAGALSQDDPTFMGFFSDRQGTQASEDFVTIPDGRFAEGTTLHVSHLTQSLDTWWEGLDDAGRVARMFSPEFEPSDLPDFADNVPFSDAVRDHASEFDVVGHHEKVAQVRRDGEPIVLRRDFNTTDGNQAGVHFLSFQRRLKHFRATRRAMNGWYVRDDSDSITDRENNGILNFIDVQSRANFYVPPRDRRAFPLL from the coding sequence ATGACATCCCGACGATCGGCACTGGCACGCCTGGGTGCGGTTGCCGGGACGCTCGGGCTTTCGGGGTGTGCGCAGTTCCTGGGGTCCGCCAGCACCAGCGGGACCGACCTGCCGCCCAACCCACACGCCGACGCCCTCCCGACCCGACAGTTCGCCCAGAACCAGCACCTCCGCACCGACGATGCGGGCAACGACATGCAGGCCCGATATCGCCGGCTCCTCTTTCTGACCCTCGACGTCGAGCCGTCGGCGAGCGCCGCGCGGACGGTCGAACGCGGGATGCGAACCGTCGAAGCGGCCTACGACTGGCGTGCCGAAGGCCTGTTTCACGTCCTCGCCTGGGGCACCGACTACTTCCGTCGCATCGGCAAACTGGGCGCCGCTCCCATCTCGACACCCCAGGTCATCTCCCGGACCGACAACCCGGACCTCCTCGAGTTCGACGCCGTCCTGATCCTCGAAAGCGACGTGCCCTCGCAGTTGACGGCCGTCGAGAACGCCATGTTCGGATCGGGCGGAACGCTGAACGGCGAGCCGGTCGAGCACCCGCTCGGCGACGTGTTTCGGATCGCTGAGGTCCGAACGGGCTTTCTCGGCGAGGGGTTGCCCGCCCGTCACGCCGACGTCGAAGGCATCCCGGCCGGCGCGCTCTCCCAAGACGACCCCACGTTCATGGGCTTTTTTTCCGACCGCCAGGGCACCCAGGCCAGCGAGGATTTCGTCACCATCCCTGACGGGCGGTTCGCGGAGGGGACGACCCTCCACGTCTCGCATCTGACACAGAGCCTCGATACGTGGTGGGAGGGACTCGACGACGCCGGCCGGGTCGCGCGGATGTTCTCGCCGGAGTTCGAGCCGTCGGATCTCCCCGACTTCGCCGACAACGTCCCTTTCAGCGACGCCGTCCGCGACCACGCCAGCGAGTTCGACGTGGTCGGCCACCACGAGAAGGTCGCACAGGTGCGACGGGACGGCGAGCCGATCGTCCTCCGCCGGGACTTCAACACGACCGATGGGAACCAGGCCGGCGTTCACTTCCTCTCGTTCCAGCGGCGGCTCAAGCACTTCCGGGCGACCCGCCGGGCGATGAACGGCTGGTACGTGCGCGACGACAGCGACTCGATCACCGACCGCGAAAACAACGGTATCCTCAACTTCATCGACGTGCAGTCGCGGGCGAACTTCTACGTGCCCCCGCGTGACCGACGCGCGTTTCCGCTGTTATAG
- a CDS encoding DUF7124 domain-containing protein yields the protein MTDRIDLDDIDTEEEPTDEPNRGDWFWRGEGDPDTEPDDPFGTAGTRAARSDADPTSGAWGDDGDDGDGDTHAATPRVPREADDKPVGIPIEGGGAGGAHAGDREPVEGGVPNEDTDGSPQPTTGAAPHGEEPDDMTMALTYRAAQRLTHPASAFSDAGAWADWIGIVGRVGTPVINRFQRQNGVDADFFSGTEETPGERLAQVGPRSMFYAKRMVVVGVAGEDERVAAEADWEFVPLEEAAEKAGWTLDVE from the coding sequence ATGACCGACCGCATCGACTTGGACGACATCGACACGGAGGAGGAACCGACGGACGAGCCGAACCGGGGGGACTGGTTCTGGCGGGGCGAGGGCGACCCCGACACGGAACCGGACGACCCCTTCGGAACCGCCGGCACACGCGCGGCGCGGTCGGACGCCGATCCGACGAGCGGGGCGTGGGGGGACGACGGCGACGATGGCGACGGCGACACCCACGCCGCGACGCCGCGGGTTCCACGGGAAGCCGACGACAAACCCGTCGGCATCCCCATCGAGGGCGGCGGTGCGGGGGGCGCTCACGCCGGCGACCGGGAACCCGTCGAGGGCGGCGTCCCGAACGAGGACACCGACGGGAGTCCGCAGCCGACCACCGGCGCCGCCCCGCACGGTGAGGAGCCCGACGACATGACGATGGCGCTGACCTACCGAGCCGCACAGCGGTTGACGCATCCGGCCTCCGCCTTCTCGGATGCGGGGGCGTGGGCGGATTGGATCGGCATCGTCGGCCGGGTCGGGACGCCGGTGATCAACCGGTTCCAGCGACAGAACGGCGTCGACGCCGACTTCTTCAGCGGCACGGAGGAGACGCCGGGTGAGCGCCTCGCACAGGTCGGGCCGCGCTCGATGTTCTACGCGAAGCGGATGGTCGTCGTCGGCGTCGCGGGCGAGGACGAACGCGTCGCCGCCGAGGCCGACTGGGAGTTCGTCCCGCTCGAAGAGGCGGCGGAGAAAGCCGGCTGGACCCTCGACGTGGAGTAA
- a CDS encoding beta-ketoacyl-ACP reductase: MSETTTRLEPLDPRPLADRTCLVTGASRGIGRSIALELARCGADVVVNYRSSDAAAREVEEIIETNGETAMCAQADVSEADAVARMAEEVHDELGAVNVLVNNAGITIDRKFAEMTHEDWQTVIDVNLGGTFNCTKAFFDDIRDADGGRLINISSVVGQQGNYGQANYATSKGGMFAFTRTLALELAAHDSTANCVAPGFVRTDMLEKVPERVQEKIREKIPLNRFADPEDIVGMVRFLASDHASYMTGQVLGVNGGLEW; this comes from the coding sequence ATGTCCGAGACGACCACACGGCTCGAACCCCTCGATCCACGTCCGCTCGCCGACCGAACCTGCCTCGTCACGGGCGCCTCGCGCGGCATCGGCCGATCCATCGCCCTCGAACTCGCGCGCTGTGGCGCGGACGTCGTCGTGAACTACCGAAGCTCAGACGCCGCGGCACGCGAAGTCGAGGAGATCATCGAGACGAACGGCGAGACGGCGATGTGTGCGCAGGCCGACGTGTCGGAGGCGGACGCCGTAGCCCGGATGGCCGAGGAGGTTCACGACGAACTCGGCGCAGTGAACGTGTTGGTCAACAACGCTGGCATCACCATCGACCGCAAGTTCGCGGAGATGACCCACGAGGACTGGCAGACCGTCATCGACGTCAACCTCGGCGGGACGTTCAACTGCACCAAAGCGTTCTTCGACGACATCCGCGACGCCGATGGGGGCCGCCTCATCAACATCTCCAGCGTCGTCGGCCAGCAGGGCAACTACGGCCAGGCCAACTACGCCACCTCGAAGGGCGGGATGTTCGCCTTCACCCGGACGCTCGCGCTCGAACTCGCCGCGCACGACTCGACGGCCAACTGCGTCGCACCGGGCTTCGTCAGAACGGACATGCTGGAGAAGGTGCCCGAGCGCGTACAAGAGAAGATTCGGGAGAAGATCCCGCTCAACCGCTTTGCCGACCCCGAGGATATCGTCGGCATGGTTCGCTTCCTCGCCAGCGACCACGCCAGCTACATGACCGGGCAGGTGCTCGGCGTCAACGGCGGGCTGGAGTGGTGA
- a CDS encoding NADPH-dependent FMN reductase, whose translation MTGQPPSEPTVVGVAGSLRDHSYTRLALRRALDAAGATGAEVDLLDLRTYDLPPLDPDVDEQGDSVALARRIRGADAVLLGTPMYHGSYSGVLKNALDHCGFDEFEGKTVGLLGVAGGAFPITALEHLRSVCRALDAWVLPYQAAIPRASAVVSDGAFVDEGIENRVATLGRRVVEYAAIEPDPRTFESDQNVGG comes from the coding sequence GTGACCGGACAGCCCCCGTCCGAGCCAACCGTCGTCGGCGTCGCGGGGAGCCTCCGCGACCACAGCTACACCCGACTCGCGCTCCGGCGTGCCCTCGACGCCGCCGGCGCTACCGGCGCCGAAGTCGACCTGCTCGACCTGCGGACGTACGACCTCCCACCCCTCGATCCCGACGTAGACGAGCAAGGCGACAGCGTGGCCCTCGCCCGGCGCATCCGCGGGGCCGACGCCGTCCTCCTCGGCACACCCATGTACCACGGCTCCTACTCCGGCGTGTTGAAGAACGCGCTCGATCACTGCGGGTTCGACGAGTTCGAGGGGAAGACCGTCGGCCTCCTCGGCGTCGCCGGCGGCGCTTTCCCCATCACCGCGCTCGAACACCTGCGTTCGGTCTGCCGCGCTCTCGACGCGTGGGTGCTGCCGTATCAGGCGGCGATCCCGCGGGCCTCGGCCGTCGTCTCGGACGGCGCGTTCGTCGACGAGGGGATCGAGAACCGCGTCGCCACCCTGGGTCGCCGCGTCGTCGAGTACGCGGCCATCGAACCCGACCCTCGGACGTTCGAGAGCGACCAGAACGTGGGCGGCTAA
- a CDS encoding YIP1 family protein, giving the protein MTTWVENPRGGRDRGPRGLARAWVEVLVRPRRFFENGVAPGDQAPGLVFAVAMAVAYALLLAALDPIRFPATGALRAAVVVLLVAVLVAPAVLHLLAALQTLSLMIFVRDRAGVSETVQVLAYATAPCPLAAVPSPELRLACCLYGGALLVVGLATVHRTTAGRAALAAALPATLLFGYGFDGLDALLTLLRTWYII; this is encoded by the coding sequence GTGACGACGTGGGTCGAGAACCCCCGTGGCGGGCGTGACCGCGGACCCCGCGGCCTCGCCCGTGCGTGGGTCGAAGTGCTCGTTCGCCCCCGCCGGTTCTTCGAGAACGGCGTCGCGCCCGGCGATCAGGCGCCCGGCCTCGTTTTCGCCGTCGCCATGGCCGTCGCCTACGCACTCCTCCTCGCGGCCCTCGACCCCATCCGATTCCCCGCGACGGGCGCGCTCCGGGCCGCGGTGGTCGTCCTCCTCGTCGCCGTCCTCGTCGCGCCTGCCGTCCTCCATCTCCTCGCTGCGCTCCAGACGCTCTCCCTGATGATCTTCGTCCGCGACCGGGCGGGCGTCAGCGAGACGGTGCAGGTGCTCGCCTACGCGACGGCGCCGTGTCCCCTCGCCGCCGTCCCGAGTCCCGAACTCCGTCTCGCCTGCTGTCTCTACGGCGGCGCCCTCCTCGTCGTCGGCCTCGCCACCGTCCACCGGACGACGGCCGGACGGGCGGCGCTCGCGGCGGCCCTCCCCGCCACGCTCCTCTTCGGCTACGGGTTCGACGGCCTCGACGCCCTCCTCACCCTGCTCCGGACCTGGTATATCATCTAG
- a CDS encoding DHH family phosphoesterase: protein MDWITHEEDVWFDFRGSSPDQLVSGRYYKGTVDGFADFGVFVDLAPGVTGLLHRSELDRRLESLDWEPGDTVFVQVKNVRDNGNVDLSWSIRQSDDEFRGAQVHDPDGDADGETIEADDDDDDAGPVRQTPTPDPDETLNDDADADADATATDESEPDTRTPQSGDESTADRDRVDVDSLDDRVGETVRLEGEIVGVRQTSGPTVFELRDASGAVDCAAFVEAGVRAYPDAEVGSVVRLDGEVERRYDELQVETEALELLTDGEAAAVERRLADALTAEARPDSVTTLVDDDAVDAVAEDLVDAAETIRRAVLESRPVVVRHAATADGYVAGAAIERAVLPLIRAEHAAADAEYHYFTRRPLEESVYDMDDATNDVTRMLQDRDRHDEKLPLVLLVGTGSTVESSDGLGLLGIYGARRVVVDAEVADAAVADDCEAIVNPGLAGADPAHLSTGTLAATLAATVDPDVAGDLAHLPAVSYWADAPEAYVDLAAEAGYDADRTRELREAIALEAYYQSYEDKRELITDLLFDDAGGLAGHISEQFRRKLDAEVDTATANVETREEDGLTVEVLDTDAYTHRFDFPPTGLLLDELGRRRDADLIVGVGTDECYLRSAGDLDVRGVAGDAAERVDDAGITAASVRDARIEFLSGRRDAAVDAVVAAAAERLA, encoded by the coding sequence ATGGATTGGATCACCCACGAAGAAGACGTCTGGTTTGATTTCCGCGGTTCCAGCCCGGACCAACTGGTCTCGGGTCGATACTACAAGGGCACGGTCGACGGCTTCGCCGATTTCGGCGTGTTCGTCGACCTCGCCCCCGGCGTGACGGGACTGCTGCATCGGAGCGAACTCGACCGTCGCCTCGAAAGCCTCGACTGGGAGCCCGGCGACACCGTGTTCGTCCAAGTGAAGAACGTCCGCGACAACGGCAACGTCGACCTCTCCTGGTCGATCCGCCAGTCCGACGACGAGTTCCGCGGGGCGCAGGTACACGACCCGGACGGCGACGCGGACGGCGAGACCATCGAGGCCGACGACGATGACGACGACGCCGGCCCCGTCAGACAGACGCCAACGCCCGACCCCGACGAGACGTTGAACGACGATGCGGACGCGGACGCCGACGCGACGGCGACCGACGAGTCGGAACCGGACACGCGGACGCCCCAGTCCGGTGACGAGTCGACCGCCGACCGCGACCGCGTCGACGTCGACTCCCTCGACGACCGCGTCGGCGAGACGGTCCGGCTGGAGGGCGAAATCGTCGGCGTCCGGCAGACCAGCGGCCCGACGGTGTTCGAACTCCGCGACGCCTCCGGGGCGGTCGACTGCGCGGCCTTCGTCGAGGCGGGCGTTCGCGCCTACCCCGACGCCGAGGTCGGCAGCGTCGTCCGCCTCGACGGCGAAGTGGAACGTCGCTACGACGAACTGCAGGTCGAGACCGAGGCGCTCGAACTCCTCACCGACGGCGAGGCCGCCGCGGTCGAGCGTCGGCTGGCCGACGCCCTGACCGCCGAGGCCCGTCCCGACTCCGTGACGACCCTCGTCGACGACGACGCCGTCGATGCGGTGGCCGAGGATCTCGTCGACGCCGCCGAGACGATCCGGCGGGCCGTCCTCGAGTCCCGCCCCGTCGTCGTCCGCCACGCCGCGACGGCCGACGGCTACGTCGCCGGCGCGGCCATCGAGCGGGCGGTCCTCCCGCTGATCCGCGCGGAACACGCCGCCGCCGACGCGGAGTACCACTACTTCACCCGCCGGCCCCTGGAGGAGTCCGTCTACGACATGGACGACGCGACCAACGACGTGACGCGGATGCTCCAGGACCGCGACCGACACGACGAGAAGCTGCCGCTCGTCCTCCTCGTGGGAACGGGGAGTACGGTCGAGTCCAGCGACGGCCTGGGGCTGCTCGGCATCTACGGCGCCCGGCGCGTCGTCGTCGACGCGGAGGTGGCCGACGCCGCGGTGGCCGACGACTGCGAAGCTATCGTCAACCCCGGCCTCGCCGGCGCCGACCCCGCCCACCTCTCGACGGGGACGCTCGCGGCCACCCTCGCCGCGACGGTCGACCCGGACGTGGCCGGCGACCTCGCCCACCTTCCCGCCGTCTCCTACTGGGCCGACGCCCCCGAAGCGTACGTCGACCTCGCCGCCGAGGCGGGCTACGACGCCGACCGCACGCGTGAACTCCGCGAGGCTATCGCCCTGGAGGCGTACTACCAGTCCTACGAGGACAAGCGCGAACTCATCACCGATCTCCTGTTCGACGACGCGGGCGGCCTCGCCGGCCACATCAGCGAGCAGTTCCGCCGGAAACTCGACGCCGAAGTCGACACCGCGACGGCGAACGTCGAGACCCGTGAGGAGGACGGCCTGACGGTCGAAGTGCTCGACACCGACGCGTACACCCACCGCTTCGACTTCCCGCCGACGGGCCTCCTGCTGGACGAACTCGGCCGTCGCCGCGACGCGGACCTGATCGTCGGCGTCGGCACCGACGAGTGTTACCTCCGCTCCGCCGGCGATCTCGACGTGCGCGGCGTGGCCGGCGACGCCGCCGAACGCGTCGACGACGCGGGTATCACCGCCGCGAGCGTCCGCGACGCCCGGATCGAGTTCCTCTCCGGGCGCCGCGACGCCGCCGTCGACGCCGTCGTCGCCGCCGCCGCCGAGCGGCTAGCCTGA
- a CDS encoding tRNA uridine(34) 5-carboxymethylaminomethyl modification radical SAM/GNAT enzyme Elp3 encodes MSTDADTSESEAFERVCEHLVERILDGDLERDDLEAAKLDACAEHSAAKVPKNADILQHAPDERRDEVQAVVKRKPVRTASGVSPVAIMTSPHMCPHGKCLYCPGGPASEFGSAQSYTGHEPAAARGEQNDYDPYGQVTLRLEQLRHIGHPVDKVELILMGGTMTARSHDYQEWFVKRALEALNDYDTDATPTPAEGRSFAEDDPDFRYLEDAIAANETADVRNIGTTFETKPDWCDPEQIDRMLRLGGTKVEVGVQTTYERINREMHRGHGVQASVDANRRLRDAAFKVGFHMMPGQPGMTREMCLEDFRQLFEDPRWRPDYLKIYPTLVVRGTRTYDMWRRDDFDPLDNEDAADLVAEVMGMIPKYTRLQRVQRDIPADHIDAGVWKSNLRQLASQRAERRGITQRDIRAREVGHNDADPDPERVELDTLTYEAGGGTEHFLSFEDPVSDLLVGFCRLRFPNDPARRELANAALVRELHVYGSEVGLRDDDDADWQHRGYGRRLLERAEELAADAGYETLSVISGIGVRRYYREKLGYHQDGPYVSKRLT; translated from the coding sequence GTGAGCACGGACGCGGACACTAGCGAGAGCGAGGCGTTCGAGCGCGTCTGTGAACACCTCGTCGAGCGCATCCTCGACGGCGACCTAGAGCGCGACGACCTCGAAGCGGCGAAGCTCGACGCCTGTGCGGAGCATTCGGCGGCCAAAGTGCCGAAAAACGCCGACATCCTCCAGCACGCCCCCGACGAACGCCGGGACGAGGTGCAGGCGGTCGTCAAGCGCAAGCCCGTCCGTACCGCCTCTGGCGTCTCGCCCGTGGCGATCATGACCTCGCCGCATATGTGCCCGCACGGGAAGTGCCTCTACTGTCCCGGCGGTCCCGCCTCGGAGTTCGGGAGCGCCCAGAGCTACACGGGTCACGAACCCGCCGCCGCACGTGGCGAGCAGAACGACTACGACCCGTACGGGCAGGTGACCCTCCGCCTCGAACAGCTACGCCACATCGGCCACCCAGTCGACAAGGTCGAACTCATCCTGATGGGTGGGACGATGACCGCCCGCAGCCACGACTACCAGGAGTGGTTCGTCAAGCGGGCGCTCGAAGCCCTGAACGACTACGACACCGACGCGACGCCGACCCCCGCCGAGGGCCGGAGCTTCGCCGAGGACGACCCCGACTTTCGGTATCTGGAAGACGCCATCGCGGCAAACGAGACGGCCGACGTCCGCAACATCGGCACCACCTTCGAGACCAAGCCCGACTGGTGCGATCCGGAACAGATCGACCGGATGCTCCGACTCGGCGGGACGAAGGTGGAGGTGGGAGTCCAGACCACCTACGAGCGGATCAACCGCGAGATGCACCGCGGTCACGGCGTCCAGGCCTCGGTCGACGCCAACCGTCGCCTCCGCGACGCCGCGTTCAAAGTCGGCTTCCACATGATGCCCGGCCAGCCGGGGATGACCCGCGAGATGTGTCTGGAGGACTTCCGCCAGCTGTTCGAGGACCCCCGGTGGCGTCCCGACTACCTCAAAATCTACCCGACGCTCGTCGTCCGCGGCACCCGTACCTACGACATGTGGCGCCGCGACGACTTCGACCCCCTCGACAACGAAGACGCCGCGGACCTCGTGGCGGAGGTGATGGGCATGATTCCGAAGTACACCCGACTCCAGCGGGTGCAACGGGACATCCCCGCCGACCACATCGACGCCGGCGTCTGGAAGTCGAACCTGCGCCAGTTGGCCAGTCAGCGCGCCGAACGGCGGGGCATCACGCAGCGGGACATCCGCGCCCGCGAGGTGGGGCACAACGACGCCGACCCGGACCCCGAACGGGTCGAACTCGACACCCTGACCTACGAGGCCGGCGGTGGGACGGAACACTTCCTCAGCTTCGAGGACCCCGTTTCCGACCTCCTCGTCGGCTTCTGTCGGCTCCGATTCCCGAACGACCCCGCCCGCCGCGAACTGGCGAACGCGGCGCTGGTGCGCGAACTCCACGTCTACGGGAGCGAGGTCGGCCTCCGCGACGACGACGACGCCGACTGGCAACACCGCGGCTACGGGCGGCGCCTCCTCGAACGGGCGGAGGAACTCGCGGCCGACGCCGGCTACGAGACGCTGAGCGTCATCAGCGGCATCGGGGTGCGCCGGTACTACCGGGAGAAACTGGGCTACCACCAGGACGGGCCGTACGTCTCGAAGCGGCTGACGTAG